A window of the Roseovarius sp. S88 genome harbors these coding sequences:
- a CDS encoding ABC transporter ATP-binding protein — MLEFENVSKSFWTGTQRKVILDRVSFRVELGRSLGILAPNGTGKTTLINIMAGLEKPDEGEVRRGCRISFPLGFMGGVISRVSAKENSRYIARLYGLDPDYVEAYCRYVCNLGEYFDQPLGTYSSGMRSRFALALMLALDFDMYLIDEGMPSSTDVEFNRRAGGILRERLQTTTIVIVSHQPTTLEKFAREAAVLMNGKLHMFDTLEEAKQLYDYETQS; from the coding sequence ATGCTCGAGTTCGAGAATGTGAGTAAGTCCTTTTGGACAGGAACACAGCGCAAGGTTATCCTTGATCGCGTGTCCTTTCGCGTCGAACTAGGCCGTAGTCTCGGCATTCTGGCACCTAACGGCACGGGCAAGACCACTCTCATCAACATCATGGCCGGTCTGGAAAAGCCAGATGAGGGTGAAGTGCGGCGCGGCTGTCGGATCAGTTTCCCGCTTGGCTTTATGGGCGGTGTCATCAGCCGTGTCTCAGCCAAAGAAAACTCTCGTTATATTGCGCGGCTCTATGGCCTCGACCCGGATTACGTCGAAGCGTACTGCAGGTATGTCTGCAACCTGGGTGAGTACTTTGATCAGCCGCTGGGCACCTACTCATCAGGCATGAGATCGCGCTTTGCACTGGCTTTGATGCTCGCCTTAGATTTTGACATGTATCTGATCGACGAAGGCATGCCGAGTTCAACAGATGTGGAGTTTAACCGCCGCGCCGGCGGGATCTTGCGCGAAAGGTTGCAAACAACGACAATTGTGATCGTATCGCACCAACCGACGACACTAGAGAAATTCGCCCGAGAAGCCGCTGTTTTGATGAATGGCAAATTACATATGTTCGATACCCTGGAAGAGGCCAAACAGCTTTATGACTACGAAACCCAAAGCTAG